A DNA window from Piliocolobus tephrosceles isolate RC106 chromosome 9, ASM277652v3, whole genome shotgun sequence contains the following coding sequences:
- the ZNF438 gene encoding zinc finger protein 438 isoform X2, which translates to MDSESNIPSGTIQSRKGLQNKSQFRTIAPKIVPKVLTSRVLPCHSPSRSDQVNLGPSINSKPLGMSTQNYALMQVAGQEGTFSLVALPHVASAQPIQKPRMSLPENLKLPIPRYQPPSNSKGSRKKPILIFPKSGCSKAPAQTQMCPQVSPSPPHHPELLYKPSPFEEVPSLEQAPASIGTAALTNGSDHGDLRPPVTNTHGNLNPPATPASSTPEGPAKQDLTDLSGKPHFVSKVTSSKPSAVASEKFKEQVDLAKTIASLSPAILGNAVQLISSVPRGKLPIPPYSRMKTMEVYKIKSDASIAGFSLLGPKADCDKIASTAEGFNAATKVASKLPVPQVSQQSPCESAFCPPTKLDLNHKTKLNSGTAKRKGRKRKVPDEILAFQGKRRKCVISKCRDGKERIKNDPQEFRDQKLGTLKKYRSIMPKPIMVIPTLTPLASPTTLQSQMLGGLGQEVLLNNSLTPEYVGCKQDNSSSPKPSSMFRSGFSGIKKPWHRCHVCNHHFQFKQHLRDHMNTHTNRRPYSCRICRKSYVHPGSLSTHMKLHHGENRLKKLMCCEFCAKVFGHVRVYFGHLKEVHRVVISTEPAASELQPGDIPKNRDMSVRGTEGSLERENKSNLEEDFLLNQADEVKLQIKCGRCQITAQSFAEIKFHLLYVHGEEIQGRLQEGTFPGSKGTQEELVQHTSPDWKRHPERGKPEKLHSSEEDSHACPRLKRQLHLHHQNGMEMLMENEGPQSGANKPRETCQGPECPGLHTVLLWSRSGFNCLLCAEMLGRKEDLLHHWKHQHNCEDPSKLWAVLNTVSNQGVIELSSEAEK; encoded by the exons atggata GTGAATCAAACATCCCTTCTGGAACAATACAGAGTAGAAAAGGTTTGCAGAATAAGAGTCAGTTTAGGACCATCGCACCAAAAATTGTGCCCAAAGTCTTAACATCCAGAGTACTGCCATGTCATTCACCATCACGCTCTGATCAGGTGAATCTGGGACCCTCCATCAACTCTAAGCCACTGGGGATGTCCACCCAGAACTATGCTCTGATGCAGGTTGCTGGCCAGGAGGGGacattttctcttgttgctttgcCACATGTTGCCTCAGCTCAGCCAATTCAGAAACCCAGAATGTCCCTACCTGAAAACCTGAAACTTCCTATTCCTCGATATCAACCCCCAAGTAATAGCAAAGGATCAAGAAAGAAACCCATCCTGATCTTTCCTAAGAGTGGCTGTAGCAAAGCTCCTGCCCAAACCCAAATGTGTCCTCAGGTGTCCCCTTCCCCACCTCACCACCCTGAACTCCTGTACAAACCCAGTCCATTTGAGGAAGTGCCATCACTAGAGCAAGCCCCAGCCAGCATTGGCACAGCTGCACTGACCAATGGAAGTGACCATGGGGACTTGAGACCACCAGTGACCAACACCCATGGCAATCTGAACCCTCCTGCCACCCCAGCATCATCCACACCAGAGGGGCCTGCCAAGCAGGACCTCACAGATCTTTCAGGGAAACCACACTTTGTAAGCAAGGTAACATCTAGTAAACCTTCTGCTGTTGCCAGTGAAAAGTTTAAAGAACAAGTTGATCTTGCAAAAACCATTGCCAGTTTATCACCAGCCATTCTTGGCAATGCAGTTCAGTTGATCTCTTCAGTCCCCAGAGGGAAACTGCCAATCCCACCCTACTCAAGAATGAAGACAATGGAGGTTTACAAAATCAAATCAGATGCTAGCATTGCAGGTTTTTCTTTACTAGGACCTAAGGCCGACTGTGATAAGATAGCCTCCACCGCAGAAGGCTTTAATGCAGCCACCAAGGTGGCAAGCAAGCTGCCTGTTCCACAAGTGTCACAGCAGAGTCCCTGTGAAAGTGCCTTTTGTCCACCCACCAAACTTGATCTcaaccacaaaacaaaactgaacagTGGAACcgcaaagagaaaaggaaggaaacggAAGGTACCAGATGAAATTTTGGCATTTCagggaaaaaggaggaaatgTGTCATTAGTAAGTGTAGAGATggtaaagaaagaataaaaaatgatccCCAAGAATTCAGAGACCAAAAGCTGGGGACCCTGAAAAAATATCGTAGCATTATGCCCAAACCTATCATGGTCATACCCACTTTGACCCCCCTGGCTTCTCCAACTACACTACAATCCCAGATGCTTGGGGGCCTAGGGCAGGAGGTTTTGTTAAATAATTCACTCACTCCTGAATATGTTGGCTGTAAGCAAGACAACAGCTCTTCCCCTAAGCCCAGCTCCATGTTCAGAAGTGGATTCTCTGGCATTAAGAAGCCTTGGCACAGATGTCATGTCTGCAACCACCACTTCCAGTTCAAACAGCACCTTCGAGAccacatgaatacacacaccaaCAGACGGCCTTACAGTTGTCGGATTTGTCGCAAGTCCTACGTACATCCTGGCAGCCTGAGCACACACATGAAACTTCATCATGGTGAGAACCGTCTGAAGAAACTCATGTGTTGTGAGTTTTGTGCAAAAGTGTTTGGCCACGTCCGAGTCTATTTTGGCCATCTGAAAGAAGTGCATAGGGTTGTGATCAGCACTGAGCCTGCCGCCAGTGAACTGCAGCCAGGAGACATACCAAAGAACAGAGACATGAGTGTGCGAGGCACGGAGGGATCACTGGAGAG GGAAAACAAGTCCAACCTGGAAGAAGACTTCCTTCTAAACCAGGCAGATGAAGTCAAATTACAAATCAAATGTGGCCGTTGTCAGATTACTGCTCAGTCTTTTGCGGAAATAAAGTTTCATTTGCTTTACGTTCACGGAGAGGAAATTCAGGGCAGGCTACAAGAAGGGACCTTCCCAGGAAGCAAAGGGACTCAGGAAGAGTTGGTGCAGCACACTAGCCCTGACTGGAAGAGGCATCCTGAGAGAGGGAAGCCGGAGAAGCTTCATTCCTCTGAGGAGGATTCACATGCATGTCCGAGACTGAAAAGGCAGCTCCACCTTCATCATCAGAATGGCATGGAAATGCTCATGGAAAATGAAGGACCCCAGTCAGGAGCCAACAAACCAAGGGAAACCTGCCAGGGTCCTGAGTGTCCCGGCCTCCACACAGTTCTCTTGTGGTCCCGTTCAGGCTTTAACTGCCTGCTTTGTGCAGAGATGCTGGGACGGAAAGAGGACCTCCTCCACCACTGGAAGCACCAGCATAATTGTGAGGACCCTTCCAAACTGTGGGCTGTTTTAAATACGGTCTCCAACCAGGGAGTGATTGAACTTTCCAGTGAAGCTGAGAAATGA
- the ZNF438 gene encoding zinc finger protein 438 isoform X1, translating to MQNSLAVPPKDEGESNIPSGTIQSRKGLQNKSQFRTIAPKIVPKVLTSRVLPCHSPSRSDQVNLGPSINSKPLGMSTQNYALMQVAGQEGTFSLVALPHVASAQPIQKPRMSLPENLKLPIPRYQPPSNSKGSRKKPILIFPKSGCSKAPAQTQMCPQVSPSPPHHPELLYKPSPFEEVPSLEQAPASIGTAALTNGSDHGDLRPPVTNTHGNLNPPATPASSTPEGPAKQDLTDLSGKPHFVSKVTSSKPSAVASEKFKEQVDLAKTIASLSPAILGNAVQLISSVPRGKLPIPPYSRMKTMEVYKIKSDASIAGFSLLGPKADCDKIASTAEGFNAATKVASKLPVPQVSQQSPCESAFCPPTKLDLNHKTKLNSGTAKRKGRKRKVPDEILAFQGKRRKCVISKCRDGKERIKNDPQEFRDQKLGTLKKYRSIMPKPIMVIPTLTPLASPTTLQSQMLGGLGQEVLLNNSLTPEYVGCKQDNSSSPKPSSMFRSGFSGIKKPWHRCHVCNHHFQFKQHLRDHMNTHTNRRPYSCRICRKSYVHPGSLSTHMKLHHGENRLKKLMCCEFCAKVFGHVRVYFGHLKEVHRVVISTEPAASELQPGDIPKNRDMSVRGTEGSLERENKSNLEEDFLLNQADEVKLQIKCGRCQITAQSFAEIKFHLLYVHGEEIQGRLQEGTFPGSKGTQEELVQHTSPDWKRHPERGKPEKLHSSEEDSHACPRLKRQLHLHHQNGMEMLMENEGPQSGANKPRETCQGPECPGLHTVLLWSRSGFNCLLCAEMLGRKEDLLHHWKHQHNCEDPSKLWAVLNTVSNQGVIELSSEAEK from the exons GTGAATCAAACATCCCTTCTGGAACAATACAGAGTAGAAAAGGTTTGCAGAATAAGAGTCAGTTTAGGACCATCGCACCAAAAATTGTGCCCAAAGTCTTAACATCCAGAGTACTGCCATGTCATTCACCATCACGCTCTGATCAGGTGAATCTGGGACCCTCCATCAACTCTAAGCCACTGGGGATGTCCACCCAGAACTATGCTCTGATGCAGGTTGCTGGCCAGGAGGGGacattttctcttgttgctttgcCACATGTTGCCTCAGCTCAGCCAATTCAGAAACCCAGAATGTCCCTACCTGAAAACCTGAAACTTCCTATTCCTCGATATCAACCCCCAAGTAATAGCAAAGGATCAAGAAAGAAACCCATCCTGATCTTTCCTAAGAGTGGCTGTAGCAAAGCTCCTGCCCAAACCCAAATGTGTCCTCAGGTGTCCCCTTCCCCACCTCACCACCCTGAACTCCTGTACAAACCCAGTCCATTTGAGGAAGTGCCATCACTAGAGCAAGCCCCAGCCAGCATTGGCACAGCTGCACTGACCAATGGAAGTGACCATGGGGACTTGAGACCACCAGTGACCAACACCCATGGCAATCTGAACCCTCCTGCCACCCCAGCATCATCCACACCAGAGGGGCCTGCCAAGCAGGACCTCACAGATCTTTCAGGGAAACCACACTTTGTAAGCAAGGTAACATCTAGTAAACCTTCTGCTGTTGCCAGTGAAAAGTTTAAAGAACAAGTTGATCTTGCAAAAACCATTGCCAGTTTATCACCAGCCATTCTTGGCAATGCAGTTCAGTTGATCTCTTCAGTCCCCAGAGGGAAACTGCCAATCCCACCCTACTCAAGAATGAAGACAATGGAGGTTTACAAAATCAAATCAGATGCTAGCATTGCAGGTTTTTCTTTACTAGGACCTAAGGCCGACTGTGATAAGATAGCCTCCACCGCAGAAGGCTTTAATGCAGCCACCAAGGTGGCAAGCAAGCTGCCTGTTCCACAAGTGTCACAGCAGAGTCCCTGTGAAAGTGCCTTTTGTCCACCCACCAAACTTGATCTcaaccacaaaacaaaactgaacagTGGAACcgcaaagagaaaaggaaggaaacggAAGGTACCAGATGAAATTTTGGCATTTCagggaaaaaggaggaaatgTGTCATTAGTAAGTGTAGAGATggtaaagaaagaataaaaaatgatccCCAAGAATTCAGAGACCAAAAGCTGGGGACCCTGAAAAAATATCGTAGCATTATGCCCAAACCTATCATGGTCATACCCACTTTGACCCCCCTGGCTTCTCCAACTACACTACAATCCCAGATGCTTGGGGGCCTAGGGCAGGAGGTTTTGTTAAATAATTCACTCACTCCTGAATATGTTGGCTGTAAGCAAGACAACAGCTCTTCCCCTAAGCCCAGCTCCATGTTCAGAAGTGGATTCTCTGGCATTAAGAAGCCTTGGCACAGATGTCATGTCTGCAACCACCACTTCCAGTTCAAACAGCACCTTCGAGAccacatgaatacacacaccaaCAGACGGCCTTACAGTTGTCGGATTTGTCGCAAGTCCTACGTACATCCTGGCAGCCTGAGCACACACATGAAACTTCATCATGGTGAGAACCGTCTGAAGAAACTCATGTGTTGTGAGTTTTGTGCAAAAGTGTTTGGCCACGTCCGAGTCTATTTTGGCCATCTGAAAGAAGTGCATAGGGTTGTGATCAGCACTGAGCCTGCCGCCAGTGAACTGCAGCCAGGAGACATACCAAAGAACAGAGACATGAGTGTGCGAGGCACGGAGGGATCACTGGAGAG GGAAAACAAGTCCAACCTGGAAGAAGACTTCCTTCTAAACCAGGCAGATGAAGTCAAATTACAAATCAAATGTGGCCGTTGTCAGATTACTGCTCAGTCTTTTGCGGAAATAAAGTTTCATTTGCTTTACGTTCACGGAGAGGAAATTCAGGGCAGGCTACAAGAAGGGACCTTCCCAGGAAGCAAAGGGACTCAGGAAGAGTTGGTGCAGCACACTAGCCCTGACTGGAAGAGGCATCCTGAGAGAGGGAAGCCGGAGAAGCTTCATTCCTCTGAGGAGGATTCACATGCATGTCCGAGACTGAAAAGGCAGCTCCACCTTCATCATCAGAATGGCATGGAAATGCTCATGGAAAATGAAGGACCCCAGTCAGGAGCCAACAAACCAAGGGAAACCTGCCAGGGTCCTGAGTGTCCCGGCCTCCACACAGTTCTCTTGTGGTCCCGTTCAGGCTTTAACTGCCTGCTTTGTGCAGAGATGCTGGGACGGAAAGAGGACCTCCTCCACCACTGGAAGCACCAGCATAATTGTGAGGACCCTTCCAAACTGTGGGCTGTTTTAAATACGGTCTCCAACCAGGGAGTGATTGAACTTTCCAGTGAAGCTGAGAAATGA
- the ZNF438 gene encoding zinc finger protein 438 isoform X3, which translates to MSTQNYALMQVAGQEGTFSLVALPHVASAQPIQKPRMSLPENLKLPIPRYQPPSNSKGSRKKPILIFPKSGCSKAPAQTQMCPQVSPSPPHHPELLYKPSPFEEVPSLEQAPASIGTAALTNGSDHGDLRPPVTNTHGNLNPPATPASSTPEGPAKQDLTDLSGKPHFVSKVTSSKPSAVASEKFKEQVDLAKTIASLSPAILGNAVQLISSVPRGKLPIPPYSRMKTMEVYKIKSDASIAGFSLLGPKADCDKIASTAEGFNAATKVASKLPVPQVSQQSPCESAFCPPTKLDLNHKTKLNSGTAKRKGRKRKVPDEILAFQGKRRKCVISKCRDGKERIKNDPQEFRDQKLGTLKKYRSIMPKPIMVIPTLTPLASPTTLQSQMLGGLGQEVLLNNSLTPEYVGCKQDNSSSPKPSSMFRSGFSGIKKPWHRCHVCNHHFQFKQHLRDHMNTHTNRRPYSCRICRKSYVHPGSLSTHMKLHHGENRLKKLMCCEFCAKVFGHVRVYFGHLKEVHRVVISTEPAASELQPGDIPKNRDMSVRGTEGSLERENKSNLEEDFLLNQADEVKLQIKCGRCQITAQSFAEIKFHLLYVHGEEIQGRLQEGTFPGSKGTQEELVQHTSPDWKRHPERGKPEKLHSSEEDSHACPRLKRQLHLHHQNGMEMLMENEGPQSGANKPRETCQGPECPGLHTVLLWSRSGFNCLLCAEMLGRKEDLLHHWKHQHNCEDPSKLWAVLNTVSNQGVIELSSEAEK; encoded by the exons ATGTCCACCCAGAACTATGCTCTGATGCAGGTTGCTGGCCAGGAGGGGacattttctcttgttgctttgcCACATGTTGCCTCAGCTCAGCCAATTCAGAAACCCAGAATGTCCCTACCTGAAAACCTGAAACTTCCTATTCCTCGATATCAACCCCCAAGTAATAGCAAAGGATCAAGAAAGAAACCCATCCTGATCTTTCCTAAGAGTGGCTGTAGCAAAGCTCCTGCCCAAACCCAAATGTGTCCTCAGGTGTCCCCTTCCCCACCTCACCACCCTGAACTCCTGTACAAACCCAGTCCATTTGAGGAAGTGCCATCACTAGAGCAAGCCCCAGCCAGCATTGGCACAGCTGCACTGACCAATGGAAGTGACCATGGGGACTTGAGACCACCAGTGACCAACACCCATGGCAATCTGAACCCTCCTGCCACCCCAGCATCATCCACACCAGAGGGGCCTGCCAAGCAGGACCTCACAGATCTTTCAGGGAAACCACACTTTGTAAGCAAGGTAACATCTAGTAAACCTTCTGCTGTTGCCAGTGAAAAGTTTAAAGAACAAGTTGATCTTGCAAAAACCATTGCCAGTTTATCACCAGCCATTCTTGGCAATGCAGTTCAGTTGATCTCTTCAGTCCCCAGAGGGAAACTGCCAATCCCACCCTACTCAAGAATGAAGACAATGGAGGTTTACAAAATCAAATCAGATGCTAGCATTGCAGGTTTTTCTTTACTAGGACCTAAGGCCGACTGTGATAAGATAGCCTCCACCGCAGAAGGCTTTAATGCAGCCACCAAGGTGGCAAGCAAGCTGCCTGTTCCACAAGTGTCACAGCAGAGTCCCTGTGAAAGTGCCTTTTGTCCACCCACCAAACTTGATCTcaaccacaaaacaaaactgaacagTGGAACcgcaaagagaaaaggaaggaaacggAAGGTACCAGATGAAATTTTGGCATTTCagggaaaaaggaggaaatgTGTCATTAGTAAGTGTAGAGATggtaaagaaagaataaaaaatgatccCCAAGAATTCAGAGACCAAAAGCTGGGGACCCTGAAAAAATATCGTAGCATTATGCCCAAACCTATCATGGTCATACCCACTTTGACCCCCCTGGCTTCTCCAACTACACTACAATCCCAGATGCTTGGGGGCCTAGGGCAGGAGGTTTTGTTAAATAATTCACTCACTCCTGAATATGTTGGCTGTAAGCAAGACAACAGCTCTTCCCCTAAGCCCAGCTCCATGTTCAGAAGTGGATTCTCTGGCATTAAGAAGCCTTGGCACAGATGTCATGTCTGCAACCACCACTTCCAGTTCAAACAGCACCTTCGAGAccacatgaatacacacaccaaCAGACGGCCTTACAGTTGTCGGATTTGTCGCAAGTCCTACGTACATCCTGGCAGCCTGAGCACACACATGAAACTTCATCATGGTGAGAACCGTCTGAAGAAACTCATGTGTTGTGAGTTTTGTGCAAAAGTGTTTGGCCACGTCCGAGTCTATTTTGGCCATCTGAAAGAAGTGCATAGGGTTGTGATCAGCACTGAGCCTGCCGCCAGTGAACTGCAGCCAGGAGACATACCAAAGAACAGAGACATGAGTGTGCGAGGCACGGAGGGATCACTGGAGAG GGAAAACAAGTCCAACCTGGAAGAAGACTTCCTTCTAAACCAGGCAGATGAAGTCAAATTACAAATCAAATGTGGCCGTTGTCAGATTACTGCTCAGTCTTTTGCGGAAATAAAGTTTCATTTGCTTTACGTTCACGGAGAGGAAATTCAGGGCAGGCTACAAGAAGGGACCTTCCCAGGAAGCAAAGGGACTCAGGAAGAGTTGGTGCAGCACACTAGCCCTGACTGGAAGAGGCATCCTGAGAGAGGGAAGCCGGAGAAGCTTCATTCCTCTGAGGAGGATTCACATGCATGTCCGAGACTGAAAAGGCAGCTCCACCTTCATCATCAGAATGGCATGGAAATGCTCATGGAAAATGAAGGACCCCAGTCAGGAGCCAACAAACCAAGGGAAACCTGCCAGGGTCCTGAGTGTCCCGGCCTCCACACAGTTCTCTTGTGGTCCCGTTCAGGCTTTAACTGCCTGCTTTGTGCAGAGATGCTGGGACGGAAAGAGGACCTCCTCCACCACTGGAAGCACCAGCATAATTGTGAGGACCCTTCCAAACTGTGGGCTGTTTTAAATACGGTCTCCAACCAGGGAGTGATTGAACTTTCCAGTGAAGCTGAGAAATGA